In Streptomyces sp. NBC_00704, a genomic segment contains:
- a CDS encoding TIGR01777 family oxidoreductase has translation MKIVLPGGTGQVGTVLRRALAAAGHEVVVLSRRPAGRGEIAWDGRTPGPWTDAVDGSDVVVNLAGRSVSCRYTPANLKAMMDSRVHSARAVGEAIAASARPPKVWLQMSTATIYAHRFDAPNDEATGVIGGAEPGVPAYWGYSVDIARAWEAEQERADTPRTRKVALRSAMVMSPDRGGVFDVLLRLVRLGLGGPVAGGAQYVSWIHDDDFVRAVEFLVARDDLDGPVNLAAPSPLPHRAFMRELRHAWGVPAGLPATRWMAELGAFALRSDTELLLKSRRVVPGRLLDAGFAFDRPEWPRAAADLVRRVRAR, from the coding sequence GTGAAGATCGTGCTGCCCGGCGGGACCGGACAGGTGGGGACCGTGCTGCGCCGTGCGCTGGCCGCGGCCGGACACGAGGTCGTGGTGCTGAGCAGGCGGCCCGCCGGCCGCGGCGAGATCGCCTGGGACGGCAGGACTCCCGGGCCGTGGACCGACGCGGTGGACGGCAGCGACGTCGTCGTCAACCTGGCCGGCCGCAGTGTGAGCTGCCGCTACACGCCGGCCAACCTCAAGGCGATGATGGACTCGCGGGTGCACTCCGCGCGGGCCGTGGGCGAGGCGATCGCCGCCTCCGCCCGGCCGCCGAAGGTGTGGCTCCAGATGAGCACCGCCACGATCTACGCCCACCGCTTCGACGCCCCCAACGACGAGGCCACCGGCGTGATCGGCGGCGCCGAGCCCGGCGTCCCGGCGTACTGGGGCTACAGCGTCGACATCGCGCGGGCCTGGGAGGCGGAGCAGGAGAGGGCCGACACCCCCCGCACCCGCAAGGTGGCGCTGCGGTCCGCGATGGTCATGAGCCCGGACCGGGGCGGGGTGTTCGACGTCCTGCTGCGGCTGGTCCGGCTCGGACTGGGCGGGCCGGTCGCGGGCGGCGCGCAGTACGTGTCGTGGATCCACGACGACGACTTCGTCCGCGCCGTCGAGTTCCTCGTCGCGCGGGACGACCTCGACGGGCCGGTGAACCTCGCGGCCCCCTCTCCCCTGCCGCACCGCGCCTTCATGCGCGAACTGCGGCACGCCTGGGGCGTCCCGGCAGGTCTGCCCGCGACGAGATGGATGGCCGAACTCGGCGCCTTCGCCCTGCGCTCCGACACCGAACTGCTCCTCAAGAGCCGGCGCGTCGTCCCGGGCCGCCTGCTCGACGCCGGCTTCGCCTTCGACCGCCCCGAGTGGCCGCGGGCGGCCGCCGACCTCGTACGACGCGTGCGCGCCCGCTGA
- a CDS encoding DUF6355 family natural product biosynthesis protein — MRVRRTVLGTLGSAALVFASLGAVTATAGPAAANPCGFYETGSDAFYNHCTSDGSRVVIKVEVARAPDHEWCVGPGTTWLGSASRIQGAHYTGRLC, encoded by the coding sequence GTGCGTGTTCGTCGTACGGTGCTCGGCACCCTCGGTTCCGCCGCTCTCGTCTTCGCCTCCCTCGGCGCGGTGACCGCCACCGCGGGTCCGGCCGCCGCCAACCCCTGCGGCTTCTACGAGACCGGTTCCGACGCCTTCTACAACCACTGCACCTCCGACGGCTCACGGGTGGTCATCAAGGTCGAGGTGGCCCGCGCGCCCGACCACGAGTGGTGCGTCGGACCGGGCACGACCTGGCTGGGCTCGGCGTCCAGGATCCAGGGCGCGCACTACACCGGCCGCCTCTGCTGA
- a CDS encoding SMP-30/gluconolactonase/LRE family protein yields MPRVPRPAVAAAVLALGTLAAAPAAGDGPAVTALRVAAHFDLARGQSPENVALAPDGSAVLTLSNARQVVDVNCQGRTRLLATLPAVANPHTPVVGAAVVLGIARAQDGTLFVNYATGTAATGIWRIPAHGGRPRQIAKLPPAGFPNGLALDERRGVLYAADSVLGTVWRVPRAGGAPTAWATGAALEPRNPRPAAKVGANGLRLHRGAVWVSNTNAGTLLRVPVRENGSAGAIQTRATGLYAVDDFGFTERHRDTVLAAMTGGSEVELVRPDGTHHVVLTAADGLSNPTAVAVRGRTVYVTSAGYFTQRDPNLLLARVDQRDRD; encoded by the coding sequence ATGCCACGAGTTCCCCGTCCGGCGGTCGCCGCCGCCGTTCTCGCCCTCGGCACGCTCGCCGCCGCTCCCGCCGCGGGAGACGGACCGGCCGTCACCGCTCTGCGCGTCGCCGCCCACTTCGACCTCGCCCGGGGCCAGTCCCCCGAGAACGTCGCGCTCGCCCCCGACGGCTCCGCCGTCCTGACCCTGTCCAACGCCCGGCAGGTCGTGGACGTGAACTGCCAGGGCCGGACCCGGCTCCTCGCGACGCTGCCCGCCGTGGCGAACCCGCACACGCCCGTCGTCGGCGCGGCCGTCGTCCTGGGCATCGCCCGGGCGCAGGACGGCACCCTGTTCGTCAACTACGCCACCGGCACCGCCGCGACCGGCATCTGGCGCATCCCCGCCCACGGCGGAAGGCCCCGCCAGATCGCCAAGCTGCCGCCGGCCGGCTTCCCCAACGGCCTCGCCCTGGACGAGCGCCGGGGCGTCCTCTACGCCGCCGACTCGGTGCTGGGCACCGTCTGGCGCGTCCCGCGCGCCGGGGGAGCGCCCACGGCATGGGCCACCGGCGCCGCACTGGAGCCGCGCAACCCCCGGCCCGCGGCCAAGGTCGGCGCCAACGGGCTCCGGCTCCACCGCGGCGCCGTGTGGGTGTCCAACACCAACGCCGGCACGCTGCTGCGCGTCCCCGTGCGCGAGAACGGGTCGGCCGGCGCGATCCAGACCCGGGCGACCGGTCTCTACGCCGTCGACGACTTCGGGTTCACCGAGCGGCACCGCGACACCGTCCTCGCCGCCATGACCGGCGGCAGCGAGGTCGAGCTGGTCCGCCCGGACGGCACCCACCACGTCGTTCTCACCGCGGCCGACGGACTGTCCAACCCCACCGCCGTGGCCGTCCGCGGCCGGACCGTGTACGTCACCAGCGCCGGGTACTTCACCCAGCGGGACCCGAACCTGCTGCTCGCCCGCGTCGACCAGCGCGACCGCGACTAG
- a CDS encoding zinc-ribbon domain-containing protein translates to MIIFGTKGYLYQLAILTLVCGRCGNPAAHTLRKRVTKFTLFFVPLFPISTKYATQCTFCGAEQSVTKEQADQLLVQGAGAGQPYGQQYGSPQQQPHQH, encoded by the coding sequence GTGATCATCTTCGGCACCAAGGGATACCTCTACCAGCTGGCGATACTGACGCTGGTGTGCGGCCGCTGCGGCAACCCCGCCGCTCACACGCTCAGGAAGCGCGTCACGAAGTTCACGCTGTTCTTCGTGCCGCTGTTCCCGATCTCGACGAAGTACGCGACGCAGTGCACCTTCTGCGGCGCGGAGCAGAGCGTGACCAAGGAGCAGGCGGACCAGCTGCTCGTCCAGGGCGCGGGCGCGGGCCAGCCGTACGGCCAGCAGTACGGCTCGCCGCAGCAGCAGCCGCACCAGCACTGA
- a CDS encoding substrate-binding domain-containing protein, which translates to MTIRRQQVLAVLAAALVAIALASCSGGGRREARDGFTVGLLLPSRAVPRWEHSDRPLIEARVRRLCPGCTVEYANAENDVTRQRQQLESMVTKGAKVIVLDAADTRAVRSSVQEADRAGVKVIAYDRLAEGPVTGYVGFDALRIGRLQGEALLKGMGRRDGGGDVVMMNGDPSGPNAARYKKGAMSVLSGQVRVARSYDTLDWSTQNAHGNMSAAIAALGPDRIDGVLAANDSIAAGVVAALKSAGVTRFPPVTGQDADLDAVRRIVKGEQYMTVYKPFKDEAAAVAAMAVAVGRGEDPRDSATTTTDSPTTARIPSVLLTADAVTVDDIRRVLVDRGVYTVARICTPRLRAACERAGLTP; encoded by the coding sequence GTGACCATCCGCCGGCAACAGGTCCTCGCCGTGCTCGCCGCGGCCCTCGTCGCGATCGCCCTGGCCTCCTGCTCAGGCGGCGGGCGGCGGGAGGCCCGGGACGGCTTCACCGTGGGCCTGCTGCTGCCGAGCCGCGCGGTCCCGCGCTGGGAGCACTCGGACCGCCCGCTGATCGAGGCGCGGGTGCGCAGGCTGTGCCCCGGCTGCACGGTGGAGTACGCCAACGCCGAGAACGACGTGACCCGGCAGCGCCAGCAACTGGAATCCATGGTCACCAAGGGGGCCAAGGTCATCGTCCTCGACGCCGCGGACACCCGGGCGGTCCGCTCCTCCGTGCAGGAGGCCGACCGGGCCGGCGTCAAGGTCATCGCCTACGACCGTCTCGCCGAGGGCCCCGTCACCGGCTACGTCGGATTCGACGCGCTGCGCATCGGGCGGCTCCAGGGCGAGGCGCTGCTCAAGGGCATGGGGCGGAGGGACGGGGGAGGCGACGTCGTCATGATGAACGGCGACCCGTCCGGCCCCAACGCGGCCCGGTACAAGAAGGGCGCGATGTCCGTCCTGTCCGGCCAGGTGCGGGTCGCCCGCTCGTACGACACCCTCGACTGGAGCACCCAGAACGCGCACGGCAACATGTCCGCCGCCATCGCGGCCCTCGGCCCGGACCGGATCGACGGGGTCCTCGCGGCCAACGACTCCATCGCGGCCGGCGTCGTCGCCGCCCTGAAGAGCGCCGGGGTCACGAGATTCCCGCCCGTCACCGGCCAGGACGCCGACCTCGACGCCGTGCGACGCATCGTCAAGGGCGAGCAGTACATGACGGTGTACAAGCCGTTCAAGGACGAGGCGGCCGCGGTGGCCGCGATGGCGGTCGCCGTCGGACGGGGCGAGGATCCGCGCGACAGCGCGACCACCACCACCGACAGCCCCACCACCGCCCGCATCCCGTCCGTCCTGCTCACCGCGGACGCGGTGACCGTCGACGACATCCGGCGCGTCCTGGTCGACCGCGGCGTCTACACCGTCGCCCGCATCTGCACCCCCCGGCTCCGGGCCGCCTGCGAGCGGGCCGGGCTCACCCCGTGA
- a CDS encoding SpoIIE family protein phosphatase yields MRRCLDRALAFAGAAQTAVYAPAAGEGELRLMDASGGAPVGVRPPDRLELSGDSPAARAYRTDRALWLTARPPLGVLPLDADGRRLGCLVVQGAADGFDLEQRRFLERYADALAVLLRPVADAPAPVPLLVPALRSLRVGSFVLFPDTGLIEADETLLDLVGITPDDFDGKVDTLLAHALPEDMHALMSVLEPSAQATVRRDLEFRVRGPTGEMRWLSLSCRVAGGAPDAPGEVLGVVTATPVLRRGTDDVARIQWLTAALDDAATVRDVGRVVVSALREPLGADRVALAAIQDDRLLVTVLDPPQPSAWPEVWRSEWRTEWPDAPLRALPTLQAALRDGRMDLWPAGTGFEPGLAGVGDGGLAVLPLPAKGQVAGVCLVGWERPHEFVPEERSLLTATAALVGQALKRAHAHDAEQELATMLQRSLLPRRLPELPGGTAVARYLPAKRGLQVGGDWYDVIALSEDRVALVIGDVQGHSAGAATIMGQMRTAVRAYAMEGHPPDVVVSHANRLLVAMETDLFATCCYAELDMEEGNTLFVRAGHLAPLVRGPDGVTEEIEVAGGPPLGILAEADFPMTAVELAPGAVLALVTDGLVEAADLPLDEGMRRTRAALAAADPADPGAMADELLGDVGRREDDVALLLLRYDGMKTRPIRAGWMVWRLPDAVMHARRFTARTLRRWKVREAADAVLLVVSELVTNALVHTQGPVRLDLVLRGDRVRVCVSDSSPRAPAKPVIVDWESTGGRGLLLVDAMSDSFGSVPVAGGKQVWSEITVAEGAP; encoded by the coding sequence GTGCGCAGATGCCTCGACCGGGCCCTGGCCTTCGCCGGAGCGGCACAGACCGCGGTCTACGCGCCCGCCGCCGGCGAGGGGGAACTCCGGCTGATGGACGCCTCCGGAGGCGCTCCCGTCGGCGTCCGGCCGCCGGACCGGCTGGAACTGTCGGGCGACTCGCCCGCCGCACGCGCCTACCGGACCGACCGGGCCCTGTGGCTCACCGCCCGGCCCCCGCTCGGCGTGCTGCCCCTCGACGCGGACGGCCGGCGGTTGGGCTGCCTCGTCGTGCAGGGCGCGGCGGACGGCTTCGACCTCGAGCAGCGCCGGTTCCTCGAACGCTACGCCGACGCGCTCGCCGTCCTCCTGCGACCGGTCGCCGACGCGCCCGCGCCGGTGCCGCTGCTCGTACCCGCCCTGCGCAGCCTGCGCGTCGGCTCGTTCGTCCTGTTCCCGGACACCGGCCTGATCGAGGCCGACGAGACGCTCCTGGACCTGGTCGGCATCACCCCCGACGACTTCGACGGCAAGGTCGACACCCTCCTCGCCCACGCCCTGCCCGAGGACATGCACGCCCTGATGTCCGTCCTGGAGCCGTCCGCCCAGGCCACCGTCCGACGGGACCTGGAGTTCCGGGTCCGCGGCCCCACCGGCGAGATGCGCTGGCTGAGCCTGAGCTGCCGCGTGGCGGGAGGCGCCCCCGACGCGCCCGGAGAGGTGCTGGGCGTGGTGACGGCCACCCCGGTCCTGCGCCGCGGCACCGACGACGTCGCCCGCATCCAGTGGCTGACCGCCGCCCTCGACGACGCCGCCACCGTCCGCGACGTCGGCCGCGTCGTGGTCTCCGCCCTGCGCGAGCCGCTGGGCGCCGACCGGGTGGCCCTCGCCGCCATCCAGGACGACCGGCTCCTGGTCACCGTCCTCGACCCGCCCCAGCCCAGCGCCTGGCCCGAGGTGTGGCGCAGCGAGTGGCGCACCGAGTGGCCCGACGCGCCGCTGCGCGCCCTGCCCACCCTCCAGGCCGCCCTGCGCGACGGCCGGATGGACCTGTGGCCCGCCGGCACCGGCTTCGAACCCGGACTGGCCGGCGTCGGCGACGGCGGACTGGCCGTCCTGCCGCTGCCCGCCAAGGGCCAGGTCGCCGGCGTGTGCCTGGTCGGCTGGGAGCGCCCCCACGAGTTCGTCCCCGAGGAACGCTCCCTGCTCACCGCCACCGCGGCCCTCGTCGGCCAGGCCCTCAAGCGGGCCCACGCCCACGACGCCGAGCAGGAACTCGCCACGATGCTCCAGCGCAGTCTGCTGCCCCGGCGGCTGCCCGAACTGCCCGGCGGCACCGCCGTCGCCCGCTATCTGCCCGCCAAGCGCGGCCTCCAGGTGGGCGGCGACTGGTACGACGTCATCGCCCTCTCCGAGGACCGGGTGGCCCTGGTCATCGGCGACGTCCAGGGGCACAGCGCCGGCGCCGCGACGATCATGGGCCAGATGCGCACCGCGGTCCGGGCCTACGCCATGGAGGGCCACCCGCCCGACGTGGTCGTCTCACACGCCAACCGGCTCCTCGTCGCCATGGAGACCGACCTCTTCGCCACCTGCTGCTACGCCGAACTCGACATGGAGGAGGGCAACACCCTCTTCGTGCGGGCCGGTCACCTCGCCCCCCTGGTCCGCGGCCCCGACGGCGTCACCGAGGAGATCGAGGTGGCCGGCGGGCCGCCGCTGGGCATCCTCGCCGAGGCGGACTTTCCCATGACCGCCGTCGAACTGGCCCCCGGCGCCGTCCTCGCCCTGGTCACCGACGGTCTGGTCGAGGCCGCCGACCTGCCCCTGGACGAGGGCATGCGCCGCACCCGCGCCGCACTCGCCGCCGCCGATCCCGCGGACCCGGGCGCCATGGCCGACGAACTGCTCGGCGACGTCGGCCGCCGCGAGGACGACGTGGCGCTGCTGCTCCTGCGCTACGACGGCATGAAGACCCGCCCCATCCGGGCCGGATGGATGGTGTGGCGGCTGCCCGACGCGGTCATGCACGCCCGCCGCTTCACCGCGCGCACCCTGCGCCGCTGGAAGGTCCGGGAGGCGGCCGACGCCGTGCTGCTCGTCGTCTCCGAACTCGTCACCAACGCCCTGGTGCACACCCAGGGACCGGTCCGGCTCGACCTGGTCCTGCGCGGCGACCGGGTCCGCGTCTGCGTGAGCGACTCCTCGCCGCGCGCGCCCGCCAAGCCCGTCATCGTCGACTGGGAGTCGACCGGCGGCCGTGGCCTGCTGCTCGTCGACGCCATGTCGGACTCGTTCGGCTCGGTGCCGGTGGCCGGCGGCAAACAGGTGTGGAGCGAGATCACCGTCGCGGAGGGAGCGCCGTGA
- a CDS encoding sugar ABC transporter substrate-binding protein, whose translation MKACIRDTAAAVTAVSTAFVLAACGADADGGPAGRGGPRIGLLLPDSTTARWETQDRPLLEKRIRELCATCTVEHANAKGDVALQQEQMDAMITRGVDAVVLVPVDARALAPAVSQAHAAGVPVIAYDRLAEGPISGYVSFDGVEVGRLQGRALLKAMGDKVPGARIVMMNGDPGDPNARAFRRGALSVLDGKVKIGKAYDTPQWRPETANMNMSGALAALGDDAVDGVYAANDGLAGGSISALKANKVRPLPPVTGQDAELSALRRIVGGEQYMTVFKPFGPEAAAGGAMAVAAARGQSLGPVATGEVPTRDGQAVASVLLTPVSVTADNIGDTVVKDGLHTVGQICVPRLRAACARAGLT comes from the coding sequence ATGAAGGCCTGCATTCGGGACACCGCAGCCGCCGTGACGGCCGTCTCCACCGCGTTCGTGCTGGCGGCGTGCGGGGCGGACGCGGACGGCGGTCCCGCCGGTCGGGGCGGACCGCGCATCGGTCTGCTGCTGCCGGACTCGACGACGGCACGCTGGGAGACGCAGGACCGGCCCCTGCTGGAGAAGCGGATCCGGGAGCTGTGCGCGACCTGCACGGTCGAGCACGCCAACGCCAAGGGCGATGTGGCCCTACAGCAGGAGCAGATGGACGCGATGATCACCAGGGGCGTGGACGCCGTCGTCCTCGTCCCCGTGGACGCCCGCGCGCTCGCCCCCGCGGTCTCGCAGGCCCACGCCGCCGGCGTCCCGGTCATCGCCTACGACCGGCTCGCCGAGGGCCCGATCTCCGGTTACGTCTCCTTCGACGGCGTGGAGGTGGGCAGGCTCCAGGGCCGCGCGCTGCTGAAGGCGATGGGCGACAAGGTGCCCGGCGCCCGGATCGTGATGATGAACGGCGATCCCGGCGATCCCAACGCGCGGGCGTTCCGGCGCGGCGCGCTGTCCGTGCTCGACGGGAAGGTGAAGATCGGCAAGGCCTACGACACCCCGCAGTGGCGGCCGGAGACCGCCAACATGAACATGTCCGGGGCGCTCGCGGCCCTGGGCGACGACGCCGTGGACGGGGTCTACGCCGCCAACGACGGACTGGCCGGCGGGAGCATCTCCGCCCTCAAGGCGAACAAGGTCCGCCCACTGCCGCCGGTCACCGGGCAGGACGCCGAACTGTCGGCGCTGCGGCGGATCGTCGGCGGCGAGCAGTACATGACCGTGTTCAAGCCGTTCGGTCCGGAGGCCGCCGCGGGCGGCGCCATGGCCGTGGCGGCGGCGCGCGGTCAGAGCCTCGGGCCCGTGGCCACCGGCGAGGTGCCGACGCGCGACGGACAGGCCGTCGCCTCGGTGCTGCTCACCCCGGTGTCCGTGACGGCCGACAACATCGGGGACACCGTCGTCAAGGACGGCCTGCACACGGTCGGGCAGATCTGCGTCCCACGGCTGCGCGCCGCCTGCGCCCGGGCCGGACTGACCTGA
- a CDS encoding sugar ABC transporter ATP-binding protein yields MPDPPLPAVSGVAPAEKGVIGRRGRPVRVRRPHDARDPGLAAVHRDLAPCGSLDIPGNPFLGREVRRSGFLDEVQRERRTGQPPERPAGGLPGLSGPVGSLSGGRRRTVATARSLPGDPRVLLLDQPTAALRSEETTEVLDLVDRSRDRGPGVPLASHDPGEVKALADRAAILRPGRSNGSPDVNAASREQIVSSITGAAQNVPRRPAGREAGQ; encoded by the coding sequence GTGCCGGATCCCCCCTTGCCGGCCGTCTCCGGGGTCGCTCCGGCGGAGAAGGGCGTCATCGGCCGGCGGGGGCGGCCGGTCCGCGTCCGGCGTCCGCACGACGCCCGGGACCCGGGCCTCGCCGCCGTCCACCGGGACCTCGCCCCGTGCGGGAGCCTCGACATCCCCGGGAATCCCTTCCTGGGCCGCGAGGTGCGCCGGTCCGGGTTCCTGGACGAAGTGCAGAGGGAGCGCCGCACCGGGCAGCCGCCGGAACGGCCGGCCGGAGGACTGCCCGGCCTGAGCGGCCCGGTCGGGTCGCTCTCCGGCGGCCGGCGGCGGACGGTCGCCACCGCCCGCTCACTCCCGGGCGACCCGCGGGTGCTCCTCCTGGACCAACCCACGGCCGCGCTGCGCTCCGAGGAGACCACCGAGGTCCTCGACCTGGTAGACCGGTCGCGGGACCGCGGTCCCGGCGTCCCGCTCGCCAGCCACGACCCTGGCGAGGTGAAGGCACTCGCCGACCGCGCCGCGATCCTGCGGCCGGGCCGCAGCAACGGCTCCCCCGACGTGAACGCCGCGTCCCGGGAGCAGATCGTCTCGTCCATCACCGGCGCCGCGCAGAACGTGCCCCGCCGGCCGGCCGGCCGGGAGGCGGGGCAGTGA
- a CDS encoding sugar ABC transporter permease, translating to MRGVSRGARSAAEAVRRRLRAGELGSLPVVLVLAVVWITFQCLNQNFLSPRNLSNLSVDIVGTGLIAVGIVFVLLLGQLDLSVGSISGLAAAVFAVLNVNNGVPEWLALIVAVLVGTVAGTVQGYSIARTRVPAFVVTLAGLLTWNGLMLAVLGDSGTVNLDENGLVARLTSYYFADDAVAYGLAAVAAAAVFLVSDRARRRRRAVGMPHRSLRAVLVRTGGTAVLAFSVAYALNRFQGLPLALLVFLVLVAVLDLVLRRTHHGRQVYALGGSIEASRRASIDVTRVQTAVLATSGTMAAIGGLFLASRITSVSQTSGSGVLLVNAIAAAVIGGTSLFGGRGTTWSAVLGMLVIQSIASGMAITDTPPAVQFVITGGVLFAAVVVDSLSRRSHEAHGRA from the coding sequence ATGCGGGGCGTCTCCCGTGGCGCGCGGAGCGCGGCCGAGGCCGTCCGGCGCAGGCTGCGCGCCGGTGAACTGGGGTCGCTCCCCGTCGTCCTCGTCCTGGCCGTCGTCTGGATCACCTTCCAGTGCCTCAACCAGAACTTCCTCTCGCCGCGCAACCTGTCCAATCTCAGCGTGGACATCGTGGGGACGGGACTGATCGCGGTCGGCATCGTCTTCGTGCTGCTGCTCGGGCAGCTCGACCTGTCCGTCGGGTCGATCAGCGGACTGGCGGCGGCGGTCTTCGCCGTGCTGAACGTGAACAACGGGGTGCCGGAGTGGCTCGCGCTGATCGTCGCGGTGCTCGTGGGCACCGTGGCGGGCACGGTGCAGGGCTACTCCATCGCCAGAACGCGGGTGCCGGCGTTCGTGGTCACGCTCGCCGGGCTGCTCACCTGGAACGGTCTGATGCTGGCCGTGCTCGGGGACAGCGGCACCGTCAACCTCGACGAGAACGGGCTGGTCGCCCGGCTGACCAGCTACTACTTCGCCGACGACGCGGTGGCCTACGGTCTGGCGGCGGTGGCCGCGGCGGCGGTCTTCCTCGTGTCCGACCGGGCCCGGCGCCGCCGCCGGGCCGTCGGCATGCCGCACCGCTCGCTGCGCGCCGTCCTGGTGCGCACCGGGGGGACCGCCGTGCTGGCGTTCTCCGTCGCCTACGCGCTCAACCGGTTCCAGGGGCTGCCGCTGGCGTTGCTGGTCTTCCTGGTGCTGGTCGCGGTCCTCGACCTCGTGCTGCGCCGTACGCACCACGGGCGGCAGGTGTACGCGCTCGGCGGCAGCATCGAGGCGTCCCGGCGGGCGAGCATCGACGTGACGCGGGTGCAGACGGCGGTCCTCGCGACGTCGGGGACCATGGCCGCGATCGGGGGCCTGTTCCTGGCCTCGCGGATCACCTCGGTCAGTCAGACGTCGGGGTCGGGCGTGCTGCTGGTCAACGCCATCGCGGCGGCCGTCATCGGCGGCACCAGTCTGTTCGGCGGGCGCGGCACCACGTGGTCGGCGGTGCTCGGCATGCTGGTCATCCAGTCGATCGCCTCGGGCATGGCGATCACGGACACTCCCCCGGCCGTCCAGTTCGTGATCACGGGCGGGGTGCTGTTCGCCGCCGTGGTCGTCGACTCGCTGTCACGGCGCTCCCACGAGGCGCACGGCCGGGCCTGA